The DNA window AGCCCGAGCCAGGGCAGGAACGTCTCCAGCAGACTGCCCGGACCGCCCGCGAGGTCGGCGACGACTCCGTGGAACACCAGCAGCGCGGCCGTCAGCACCGCGAGCGCGGCGAGCACCCGCCCCCGTCCCCGGGGCGACCGGTTCCCCGGGCGCCCCTCCGTGTCCCCGCCCCGTTCCGCCCACCGGAACGCCGCCCCCGCTCTCGACGCCGTACCGCTGTCCGCCCGCCGCACCATGTATCCCCTTCGCTTGCTCCTGCCCCCTCCAGGACGTGCGGTCCGGCTGATCGGTTTCCGGGGTGCCGCCCGGACCGACCCGGTCGGCGAGGTCCTGAAGGCCGGTGGCCGGTGGCGGCGGACCGCAGCATGTACGCGGCCTGATCGGGCGTGGAAACCCGAAGAGTTGTCGGCATGCGGTCAGCCAAACGCCTCCGTCGTCCCTGTCACCCGTTCGTGAGTTCCCGGGCCACCGGGGCCCCGGAAGCCGCACCCTCGCACAGAGCGGCCGACGACCGTGCCGCCCGAGCGCAACGGCTACAGGGGGAGAGGCATGACCCGAGCGGAGAACGGCGGAGGGCCGGGGGAGCGGACGGTTCTGATGGTGGTGGGGCTGGCCGACCTGGCGGTGGACACACTCGGCACCACCGTGGGCACGCTCCGGTCGCTGCTCGGCCGGTCGGACATGCCCGAGCTCGCGGCCGACGCGAAGTCGGACCTCCGGGCCCGGGGCCGGCTGGCGCTGGACCGGTACACGACGGTGCCGCCCGCGTACCTGGAGGTGCTGGCCCGGCACGCCGTGGCACGCCGGGCGGCCGACCGCGATGCCTGACCCGTACGGGGCGGACGCCTTCAAGGGCCGTATCGACGGGGTGCTGAGCGGTTTCGTGGCGCGGGAGACGGACGAACTCCTCGCCATCGACGCCGATCTGCGCCCGGTGGCGGACCAGGTGGAGGCGGCGGTGGCCGAGGGGAAGCGGCTGCGGGCGGCCTTCTGCTACTGGGGCTGGCGGGCCGCCGGTCAGCCGGACAACGACGCGCTGGTGCGGGCGGCGGCGTCCATGGAACTGGTGCACGCCGCCGCCGTGGTGCACGACGACATCATCGACGACAGTCCGCTGAGGCACGGCAGGCCCACCGCGCACCTCGCCCTGGGCACGGCTCTCGGGCCCCGGCCCCGGGCGAGGAGCGCGGGCCGGGCGCTGGCGATGCTGGTGGGCGATCTGCTGATGTCGCTGGCCGGGCAGCTGTTCGTCAACAGCGGCCTGCCCGCGGCCTGTCTGGCCCGCGCCCGTCCGCTGTGGGCGGCTCTCGCCCGTGACCTGATAGCCGGGGAGTGCCTGGAGATCCTGCGTACCGGTGCCGTCCCGGACACCGGCGACTCGCTGAAGGTGATCCGGTACAAGACCGCGAAGTACACCGTCGAACAGCCGCTGCTCATCGGCGGCGCCCTGGCCGGTGCGAGCGGCAGGCTGCGGGAGGGGCTTTCCGCCTACGGGGTGCCGCTGGGCGAGGCGTTCCAGCTGCGGGACGATCTGCTCGGCCTGTTCGGCGACCCGGCCCGCACCGGCAAGGCGAGCCTGGACGACGTGCGCGCCCACCGGCCCACCGCCCTGCTGGCGGAGACCTGGCGGCTGGCGGGCGAGCCGGAACGCGACCTGCTGCGCCGCCTGCTGGGCAGAGCGGACATCGGCCCGGACGGGCTGGAGGCGGTACGCGGGGTGATGAGCCGTCTGAAGGCGCCCGAGCGGATCGAGCGGATGATCCGGGCGCGGGCCGAGGAAGCCACCCGCGCCCTGGACGGGACGGACATCCCCGAGCACGCCGAACGCGCCCTGACGGCGCTGGCCCGGTCCGCGACCGTCCGCCACCACTGAGAACCCGCACCGCACGGCGGCCCGGCAGCGCTCCGGCGATCTGCCGGGTGCGTGCGCCCCGGGCCGGAAGAGAAGCCGAGGAACCGAGCATGATCTACACCGAGTCGTCGATGGACGCCCTGCGACAGGGCGGCGACGAGCTGGCCGACGCCACCGTGGCCACGCTGTTCGAGCGCGGGGAGGTGGGGAAGTTCAACACCCTCATGCGGTACGTGTCCACCGCGGGGAGCCCGCTGCCCGAGGGGCTGCCCGAGGTCGCGCTGGAGTATCTGCGCGCGACCGGTGCGCCGCCCGCGTGGGTCGACTGGGGCGAGATGGAGAAGGCGCGGCTGTTCTTCATCGACAACAACGTGCACATCTCCACCGCGCTGTCCTTCGCGTCGATGCCCGCCTGCTACGTCGTCCCGCACGTGGCGAAGCTGCTGTCGGCCACGCACGCGCTGGAGTACCCCTCCCAGCGGATGGCGGAGACCGGGCAGTTCACCGTCCACCTGATGCGGCCCGACGCGTTCGAGGCGGGGAGCCGCTTCGTCCCCGCCGTGCAGAAGGTCCGTCTGCTCCACGCCTCCATCCGCCACCACCTGCGCAGGGAGGGCCGCTGGGACGTCGGGACGCTGGGGACCCCGATCTGCCAGGAGGACATCATCGGCGGTCAGATGTTCTTCTCCCTGCTGGTCCTCGACAGCCTGCACCGGCTGGGCATCCACATGAGCGTCGACGGCGCCGAGGCGTACTTCTACGCCTGGCGCGTGGTCGGCGCGATGCTGGGCGTCGACCAGGACCACGTACCCGAGGACCTCGACTCCGCCCGGCAGTTCCTGGACCTGTACATGACCCGGCACATGGGGCCCAGCGAGGAGGGCGCCCGCCTCACCCGGCAGCTGATCGACCTCTACGAGGAAGTGGTCCCCGGCACGCTCCTCGACCCGGTCGTCCCGGCGCTGATCCGCCATCTCATCGGCGACACCTGCGCGGACTGGCTGGACGTGCCGCGTTCCGCCTGGGACACCCTGGTCAAGGCCGTGCCCCGGCTGCTCGGTGTTCTGGAGACCATCGAGGACCGGTCCCCGCTCGGAGCCCGTGCCCTGGACCGGCTGGGCCGGCTCACGACGGTCCTGGAACTCTCCTCCCTCACCCGCGGCCGGGTCATGCACTACGCCATTCCGGAGCAGCTGAAGAAGGACTTCGGCGTCTCCGCCGCCGTCTCGCGCACCCGGCGCTGGGCCCCGCCCGCGCCCACGGTCGGCCCGCGCTGACCGCCACCGCCGGCCAGGGGCCTCCCGCGGGTGCCGGGAAAGCCCTCAGGGCCGCTCGCCCACCTGTGTGACCCGTTCGTCGCCGAGCCGGTGCTGCACGTCCTGGAGGAGCACCCGCAGCAGCCCGTTCAACTGGCTCTGCTGCTCGGGCGTCAGAGCGGTGATCAGTTCCGCCTCCCGGTGGAGCACCTGGTCGACGGTGGCCTCGACCAGTGCGTGGCCCGCCGGGGTCAGGGTGACCAGCACGGTTCGCGGGCGTCCCTGGGCGGGCTGCCGGACGACGAGCCCCTCGCGCTCGGCACGGGCCACCCTCTGGGAGACCGCGCCTGCGGTGACCAGGGAGCGGTGCCCCAGTTCGCGGGTGCTCAGGGTGTACGGGTCACCGCTGCGGCGCAGCACGCTGAGCAGGTCGAGCGTGGCCGTGTCCACGCCCGCGTGGGCCAGGACCCGGCGCCGGTCGTCACCGAAGAGCTTGGCCAGCTGCCAGATCGGGGTGACGATCCCGATGGAGGAGACGGGCGTCCCGGGACGCTCGCGCTCCCAGGCGGCCGCGATGTCCTCGGCGGACGGAAGGCCGGAATCCCCGACCCTACCGTCCGACGCCGGGACCAGGGGTTCTCTTGCCATCGTGCCACTCCCAGGTGTTACGTTTAGCTCTAAATTTAGGTCTACACCAACCATACGGAGCTGAGTCCATGGCACGCAACATTCTGGTCACCGGCGGTTCCACGGGCATCGGCCGAGCCCTCGCCGGCCACTTCGCCGAGCGCGGCGATTCCGTGATCATCACCGGCCGGCGACCCGGTCCGCTCAAGGAGACGGCCGCCGCGATCGGCTGCCGCGGGCTGGTCTGCGACCACACCGGCCCGGAGGCGCTCACCGCGCTGCTCACGGAGCTGCCCGAGCGGATCGACGTACTCGTCAACAACGCGGGCGGCAACACCGACTTCGACGCGGACGGTGCCGACGACCTCGCCGCGTACGCCCGTGACTTCCGTGCCAACCTCGACGCCAACCTCGTCAGCGCGGCCCTGACCACCAAGGCGCTGGAGAGCC is part of the Streptomyces sp. NBC_00654 genome and encodes:
- a CDS encoding oxygenase MpaB family protein, with protein sequence MIYTESSMDALRQGGDELADATVATLFERGEVGKFNTLMRYVSTAGSPLPEGLPEVALEYLRATGAPPAWVDWGEMEKARLFFIDNNVHISTALSFASMPACYVVPHVAKLLSATHALEYPSQRMAETGQFTVHLMRPDAFEAGSRFVPAVQKVRLLHASIRHHLRREGRWDVGTLGTPICQEDIIGGQMFFSLLVLDSLHRLGIHMSVDGAEAYFYAWRVVGAMLGVDQDHVPEDLDSARQFLDLYMTRHMGPSEEGARLTRQLIDLYEEVVPGTLLDPVVPALIRHLIGDTCADWLDVPRSAWDTLVKAVPRLLGVLETIEDRSPLGARALDRLGRLTTVLELSSLTRGRVMHYAIPEQLKKDFGVSAAVSRTRRWAPPAPTVGPR
- a CDS encoding polyprenyl synthetase family protein; translation: MPDPYGADAFKGRIDGVLSGFVARETDELLAIDADLRPVADQVEAAVAEGKRLRAAFCYWGWRAAGQPDNDALVRAAASMELVHAAAVVHDDIIDDSPLRHGRPTAHLALGTALGPRPRARSAGRALAMLVGDLLMSLAGQLFVNSGLPAACLARARPLWAALARDLIAGECLEILRTGAVPDTGDSLKVIRYKTAKYTVEQPLLIGGALAGASGRLREGLSAYGVPLGEAFQLRDDLLGLFGDPARTGKASLDDVRAHRPTALLAETWRLAGEPERDLLRRLLGRADIGPDGLEAVRGVMSRLKAPERIERMIRARAEEATRALDGTDIPEHAERALTALARSATVRHH
- a CDS encoding polyprenyl synthetase, with protein sequence MTRAENGGGPGERTVLMVVGLADLAVDTLGTTVGTLRSLLGRSDMPELAADAKSDLRARGRLALDRYTTVPPAYLEVLARHAVARRAADRDA
- a CDS encoding SDR family NAD(P)-dependent oxidoreductase, producing MARNILVTGGSTGIGRALAGHFAERGDSVIITGRRPGPLKETAAAIGCRGLVCDHTGPEALTALLTELPERIDVLVNNAGGNTDFDADGADDLAAYARDFRANLDANLVSAALTTKALESRLAPGGAVVHIGSIAADQGAGSYGASKAGLAAWNLDLARQLGPRDITANVVAPGYTGGTEFFRDRLPAERREHLIADTLTHRPGTPADIAEAVGFLASVAARHITGQVLHVNGGALTTR
- a CDS encoding MarR family winged helix-turn-helix transcriptional regulator; translated protein: MAREPLVPASDGRVGDSGLPSAEDIAAAWERERPGTPVSSIGIVTPIWQLAKLFGDDRRRVLAHAGVDTATLDLLSVLRRSGDPYTLSTRELGHRSLVTAGAVSQRVARAEREGLVVRQPAQGRPRTVLVTLTPAGHALVEATVDQVLHREAELITALTPEQQSQLNGLLRVLLQDVQHRLGDERVTQVGERP